In Bacteroidota bacterium, a single window of DNA contains:
- a CDS encoding Clp protease ClpP, translating to MSRKAFYSINNKTNEITIYGYIGNADGETSFEGFVADFEKLATKGDVTIRLNSNGGSLFEAMSIIDKIRNSSVQVTGIVDGVAASAAAVILQACDKRVMQPNARLMIHRPSGVSEGEAEDMESYVTLMKQEEDKIKALLLERTKQPEDVVSTWLIRGTNKWFDAKAALKAGLIDEVLQGEKAAPAATLKGKEVKDVINYYNNFLPKNDNENKDSENIKMKKPILDVFNRMKVAHNLNEDSPEQAFASQVEAALSERDKQIAELQNKLKANTEAVIKGELENAVSTGSITAEQRPAWEKILNADFESGVTALKSLPKRIDINNALEKTPANGEKEPNAKQPRASWTIRDWEKKDPEGLKAMKANNEEAYNKLFNEFYEEEK from the coding sequence ATGAGCAGAAAGGCTTTTTATAGCATTAACAACAAAACCAACGAAATAACCATATACGGTTATATCGGAAATGCTGACGGAGAGACCTCTTTTGAGGGATTTGTGGCAGATTTTGAAAAGTTGGCAACCAAAGGAGATGTTACCATTCGCCTCAACTCTAATGGAGGCAGCCTCTTTGAGGCAATGTCAATCATCGACAAGATACGCAATTCATCAGTACAGGTAACAGGCATTGTGGACGGTGTGGCTGCGAGCGCAGCAGCCGTTATTTTACAGGCTTGCGACAAGAGAGTGATGCAGCCAAATGCTCGCTTGATGATACACAGACCAAGCGGAGTGTCAGAAGGAGAAGCCGAAGACATGGAAAGTTATGTGACACTGATGAAGCAAGAGGAGGATAAAATAAAAGCCCTCTTGCTGGAACGTACCAAACAACCGGAAGATGTTGTAAGTACTTGGCTTATTCGCGGCACCAACAAATGGTTTGATGCAAAAGCCGCATTAAAAGCAGGTCTGATAGACGAGGTGTTGCAGGGAGAGAAAGCTGCACCCGCAGCCACACTCAAAGGTAAGGAGGTTAAGGATGTAATTAATTATTACAACAACTTTTTGCCCAAAAATGACAACGAAAATAAAGATAGCGAAAATATTAAAATGAAAAAACCAATTTTGGACGTGTTCAACCGCATGAAGGTGGCACACAACCTGAACGAGGACAGCCCCGAACAGGCTTTTGCCTCACAGGTAGAGGCGGCTCTCTCAGAGCGCGACAAGCAGATTGCAGAGCTGCAAAACAAACTGAAAGCCAACACAGAGGCTGTCATTAAAGGCGAACTGGAAAATGCAGTAAGCACAGGAAGCATAACTGCTGAACAAAGACCGGCATGGGAAAAAATCCTGAACGCGGACTTTGAGAGCGGTGTAACGGCTCTTAAATCGCTACCTAAGCGCATTGACATCAACAACGCGCTTGAAAAAACTCCTGCAAACGGAGAAAAAGAACCCAATGCCAAGCAGCCCCGCGCAAGCTGGACTATTCGCGACTGGGAAAAGAAAGATCCGGAGGGATTAAAAGCGATGAAGGCTAACAATGAGGAAGCCTACAACAAGTTGTTCAACGAATTTTACGAAGAAGAAAAATAA